From the genome of Mucilaginibacter paludis DSM 18603:
GCTATTGCATCGAAAGCGGTTAGTACTTCCTTTGCCGGGATAAAAAGTGCGTTGTATTGATCGGCAAAACTTTCGATATGATTATTTTCGGTACAATCTACAATACTATTAGTCGTGGTGTCGCCAAATGAAAACTGTATTTGTTGTTTACTTCTACCTTCATAAGTGATATTAACACTCAATTTTTCGCCTGAACCTTTTGTCACTAATTCACCCAATCCATTTTTACGTGGTTGAAAAGTATTAATTAGCTTATCTGAAAGTAACCGTTTATAAGGCGAGGGATTATGCGCGTTTTTTTGCGTGAAGTCTTCCAGTGACTTAGAGATACCATAAAATAACTTTAATATGGCAGTCTTACCGCTATCATTAGCACCGATGATAACATTCACATTGGTCAACCTTTTCGCCTCAAAGTTTTTAAACCCGAAAAAGTTCTTTATGGTGATGGTTTTGATCATTTTGTTTCTTAATCTTTTTAATAGTTGAACTACTCTTTATTCTTATTTTTCAAGTTTTTTAAGCGTTCAGACTTTTGCTTCGCATCATATTCCGTTTGGGCAAGTTCTGCTGCTGACGGCCCTGAAGGCCAATCAGTGGTGGAAATGTGCAGTTCTTGTAGATTAGTTTTGGTTAGCTGAGCTATCTTGTACAAATTCTCAGGTTTGGGCTGAATTTCATTATTGCACCATCTCGAAACGGTTTCTGGTTTTACACCCATTAATTCGGCTAAGACCTTGTTATCTATTCCTTTATCTGCAAGAACAGCCCCAATTCTGTAAATCTTATTTTTGTTTCCGCTCATCCACTATTTATTCCATCAAATATAATTAAAATTAAATCCTTGAAAATCAGATAGTTATATTTCTTATTAGATCAATTAAATGATTTATAAAATCAAATAATTGATTTATAAGATCAATTATTTATATTTGCTATAGGCGTGAAGTATTTATTAATGTGATCCAATCAGTCAAATAAATGACGCGTTGATATAAATAAGTTGGCATTCACCAAGTGTAAAATGCAAATGCAAATGCAAACCACATTCTTTAATAGAACCCGTGCCTTTCTTAGAGAGGTAAAGAGAGGTTTTGCGCACACGGTTTTGTTGCCTTTCAAAAAGTGCTTAGCTAATCTTGCTAAATCAAAATGTAAAATCCACTTAATTGTACAGGAGTCTGATGGGATTGATTTTAACCAAACCGTATATACTGTCAATGTCCAAATCCATAACCTCAAATCAATCGGCCTCGCTGCCAAAGAACAAGCCATAGAAGACATATTCGAGCACGTTCATAATACTGCCATTAACGATGAGCTGCATAAGTGGTTTGTATTTGGCTTGATCGGCAACGGGAGGCATATCAGCGACCTTACACCTGAACAACTCAACAAATTAGCCTGTGAACTGCCTGGTTTAATCTTGGCAATATACAATTACCGGCTGGCTCAACGAAAGGAGGCTGGCAATGGTGTATGATCTTACAATCCTATGGCATCCGTTAATGTTTGTTTGCATTGGTAAAACCATACCGTCCGGTATCAGCCCGCAGCAAATGCTCTTTCCCCTGAAGCCCAAAGCCCCGATATAATCCGGTCCCCTTTTTTAAGAGCATCATTTGCTCATTTCTGATTATCTCACCACCCGTGTACCGGTTGTAAAAAGCAATTTGAGCATACCGGTGCCGGGTTTTTAACCCCTCAAACCACTATGCAAAAAACGCTACTCATCATAGTACTGGCTGCGCTTTGCCTAAATTTTAACGCTAATTCACAGCGTCGAGACAATATTATAAAGCCTCTTTCCATTGGCGATACTATTTCAGAAAATATCTGGAAAGCACCCCTAAATATCATCAATGAACTCACAGGTAAGAAAACCATCACTCTAAATGATTACCACAATAAAAAATTAATCATCCTTGATTTTTGGGCAACTCACTGTGTCCCATGTATTAAATCATTGTATAGGTTAGATACCCTGCAAGATTTATTCAATCAAGATGTATTGATACTACCCGTTACCTACGAGAGTAGCACGAAAGTTAAACCATTTATTCTCAAACGAGGCTGGAAACTTCCATCAGTGGTAAATGACAGTATTTTAAAAGCATATTTCCCCCATATAGTCGTGCCTCACCAGGTATGGATTAGAGACGGTAAAGTTATATCCATTACTTCCGGCGAAGAAGCTACTGCCAATCATATCCAAGGAGCTATAGACAATACTGATATTGCTTTACACTACAAGAGGGATATTGCATTCAATCCCACTGAACCTATAACCAAATACTTGCAAGAAACTAAGTCCTCGTTAAATACCAATAGTATCCTGACGGGCTATGTAGACGGTTTAGGCGGAACAGGGGTAACAACAAATGATAGTATGAGGATTTGCTACTTCCTTAATCGGACATTACTCTCAATTTATAAAGAAGCCAATCAGATTAATTACAATCGAATACAATTAGACATGGTTAAAGCAGATGATGTTGTGAATAGAAATTACGACAAGCGTTTGTTGTATTGTTACCAGCTGTTTATGTCGTCAAATAAAACAGAAGAGGATTTTAGAGAAAAGATCACAAATGACCTTGACGATTATTTTAAGTTGCTTTCTCGTTTTGACAAGCACATTGTTGACTGTTATGTAATCCGTCAAGCAAATACCTCTACTAATCCCAATTTGCTTAAAGCAAGCGACCTCTCATCTGATAATAATGGCTTGCCATTTTCGCAAATAATAGATGTATTAAACTACACTTCGAAGTGGTCACCGTTACAACCAATATTCATAGCTGAAGTTGCGCAAAATATCGTCTTTAATAACACCAATCTCAACGAAATCAAAGCAATGCAAAACGATATTGAATCGCTAAGTACGTGGTTAAAACGGCACAACCTGACCATTAAAAAAGAGGCAAGGGAACTAACAATGTTGGTTATTTCAAAGAACACGTTCAGGCAACAATAAAATCCATCGGTATACATTATGGCACATTTTTACAAATTTCTTTTTTTCTGCTGCTTTTCGTTAGCGGTTTTCGTTGCAAATGCGGCGTACGGACAAGTTCAATTAATTCAGGGCGAGGTGGTCGAAAATCAAAACAACTGGCCGGTTATCGGTGCTACTATCAAAGTCTTAAATAGCACTATAGCAACAATTTCAGATGAAAAAGGACATTTCTCTATAAAAGCAAATTATGGTGATACACTTCTAATAACTGCTATAGGATATACGCCGACTAAAAGTCTTGTTCAACCAAACTTAGGATTCATTACTGTTAAACTCTTGCCTAATATTAAACAATTGGAAGAAGTTCAGATTGTTAATACGGGCTATCAAAAATTACCCAAAGAACGAGCTACCGGCTCCTTTGACTTTATAGATAACAGATTGTTTAACAGAAGCACATCAACTGATGTACTGACCCGTCTTGAAAATATTACGCCCGGCTTGCTGTTCAATCATGGCGATGCCGCACAAACAGATGCTTTCCTGATCAGGGGGCGCAGCACGATTACAGGTGATGCGAAACCACTCATTGTAATCGATAATTTCCCTTATGACGGTGACATTAACAACATAAATCCTAATGATATTGAAAACGTATCTATTTTAAAGGATGCGGCCGCAGCATCTATTTGGGGTGCAAGGGCTGGTAACGGTGTAATAGTCATAACCACGAAAAAGGGCAAGACGGATCGGCCAAAAGTTGAAGTAAATAGTAACATTACTATTCAGGGTAAACCGGACTTATATAACGTAAGCAGTATATCATCGGCAGATCTGGTCGATCTTAGCAAGACACTTTATAATAAAGGGTTGTTTAACAGTGCTACAACCGGAACATTAGCAGGCAATACAACAGCAATCCCTTATGCAGCTGAATTGTTGATAGCCAATCCAACTGATCTAAATGCGCAATTAAATCAGCTAAAAACGCAGGATGTGCGCAAAGACCTGTTGAAATATTTCTACCGAAATTCAGTTAACCAGCAGCATAATTTGAATATCAGCGGCTCACAAGCCAAAGTCAATTATTATATGTCAGCGGGGTATGACCGTAACCTGTCTAATCTTGTTGGAGAAGATTACAATCGTATTTCATTAAGATCCTCGAATACTTACCGTGTAAATGATAAACTAAGTTTTGATGCCGGCATAACTTATTTTCAAACCAATAATTCAAATGGGAATAACGGCGGAGTGAATCCGAAAGCAGCGGGCTCCTACTATAATACTTATACACCCTATACGTCACTCGCTGATGCAAAAGGTAATGCCTTGGCTTATTATACAAGTCTGCGGAAAGGTTATATAGATACCGCAGGTGCCGGGAAGTTACTGGACTGGACTTATAAGCCAATTGATG
Proteins encoded in this window:
- a CDS encoding TlpA family protein disulfide reductase, which produces MQKTLLIIVLAALCLNFNANSQRRDNIIKPLSIGDTISENIWKAPLNIINELTGKKTITLNDYHNKKLIILDFWATHCVPCIKSLYRLDTLQDLFNQDVLILPVTYESSTKVKPFILKRGWKLPSVVNDSILKAYFPHIVVPHQVWIRDGKVISITSGEEATANHIQGAIDNTDIALHYKRDIAFNPTEPITKYLQETKSSLNTNSILTGYVDGLGGTGVTTNDSMRICYFLNRTLLSIYKEANQINYNRIQLDMVKADDVVNRNYDKRLLYCYQLFMSSNKTEEDFREKITNDLDDYFKLLSRFDKHIVDCYVIRQANTSTNPNLLKASDLSSDNNGLPFSQIIDVLNYTSKWSPLQPIFIAEVAQNIVFNNTNLNEIKAMQNDIESLSTWLKRHNLTIKKEARELTMLVISKNTFRQQ
- a CDS encoding helix-turn-helix domain-containing protein encodes the protein MSGNKNKIYRIGAVLADKGIDNKVLAELMGVKPETVSRWCNNEIQPKPENLYKIAQLTKTNLQELHISTTDWPSGPSAAELAQTEYDAKQKSERLKNLKNKNKE